A region of Lolium rigidum isolate FL_2022 unplaced genomic scaffold, APGP_CSIRO_Lrig_0.1 contig_23365_1, whole genome shotgun sequence DNA encodes the following proteins:
- the LOC124680636 gene encoding alpha-ketoglutarate-dependent dioxygenase AlkB-like, producing MVTPVQQSRSEGLLPQTVTQVQPLKSVDSLPQMVTPVQPSVVDSLCQMVGSVQISDSLDSRSTSCASESVVGSGPGAAPFDICRGVSKCSVEVKRSLLDINREKRRAKELAKSANALQHLRPGMVLLKNFLKPDDQVKIIKQCRELGVGTGGFYQPCYKDGAKLSLRMMCLGKNWDPDSSSYVDRRPFDGAQPPKIPEDLTKVVKDAIDASHSFLEQSGGQGTSNPLKEIPPISPDICIVNFYTTAGKLGLHQDKDETKNSLVKNLPVVSFSLGDTAEFLYGDARDEAKASKVKLESGDVLIFGGQSRHIFHGVSTITPKTAPTYVTEEANLRPGRLNLTFRQY from the exons ATGGTTACACCAGTTCAACAATCGAGATCTGAAGGTTTACTGCCGCAGACTGTTACACAGGTTCAACCACTGAAATCTGTAGATTCACTGCCACAGATGGTTACACCAGTTCAGCCATCGGTTGTAGATTCACTGTGCCAAATGGTTGGGTCGGTTCAAATATCAGACTCTCTAGACTCCAGGAGCACTTCATGTGCCTCCGAATCCGTTGTGGGGTCTGGTCCAGGAGCTGCTCcttttgatatatgcaggggtgtcaGCAAATGCTCTGTAGAGGTTAAACGTTCTTTACTGGACATCAACAGGGAAAAACGGCGTGCAAAAGAACTTGCAAAAAGTGCAAATGCATTGCAACATTTGAGACCTGGGATGGTTCTGTTGAAAAACTTCTTAAAGCCTGATGATCAG GTTAAAATTATCAAACAATGTCGGGAACTTGGTGTTGGCACAGGAGGATTTTATCAACCTTGCTACAAAGATGGTGCTAAGTTAAGTCTACGGATGATGTGCTTAGGGAAGAACTGGGATCCAGATTCAAGCTCATATGTGGATAGACGACCCTTTGATGGTGCTCAGCCACCAAAGATACCAGAAGACTTGACTAAGGTTGTCAAAGATGCCATCGATGCTTCTCATTCATTCTTGGAACAAAGTGGTGGTCAAGGAACTTCCAATCCTTTGAAAGAAATTCCTCCGATATCACCAGATATCTGCATTGTTAACTTCTACACCACTGCCGGGAAATTAGGTCTTCATCAG GACAAAGATGAAACAAAAAACAGTCTTGTCAAGAATCTGCCTGTTGTTTCGTTTTCATTGGGTGACACTGCGGAGTTCTTGTATGGTGACGCAAGGGATGAAGCCAAGGCTTCAAAGGTTAAACTTGAATCTGGTGATGTTCTAATATTTGGCGGTCAATCAAGGCACATATTTCATGGGGTTTCTACCATTACACCAAAAACTGCGCCGACCTACGTGACTGAGGAGGCGAATCTTCGACCTGGGCGTCTGAACCTCACATTCAGGCAGTATTAG